From a single Nothobranchius furzeri strain GRZ-AD chromosome 7, NfurGRZ-RIMD1, whole genome shotgun sequence genomic region:
- the LOC129155885 gene encoding serine/threonine-protein kinase pim-1-like has protein sequence MDHYSAHSSAHAAALETDSEKYLGMAPWTVSNLLKSTKRKAVSDYEVPRKRIRISEEEIHLSHDQKKRLNALKRRLRDGSEKASSPEIGNVFSDNKPPRKRSRISEEEIHLRYDQIKRSNELKRHLRDESEKALFPEIGNIFSDDKPPRKRTRISEEETLPTKHQIQVKLDGFPKRESKSLFSPHFAWALAKSLFKTKYKQQDQLGEGGCGSVYAGYRRFDKLPVAIKHVPKKNVVWTDADENGWQLSTEVAAMLKLETERDRSIGRSAPISLLDWYNLKKELILVLERPVPAVDLLKYIEKNKKPLDENQAKIIIKQLVHAAKHLEDNKIFHRDIKPENILIETGSEMPRLRLIDFGLSCFTDQTSDGCFYGTERFVPAEWLSEGVYDAGPATVWQVGAVLYETLHKKEFNSVKFVKNKQTISKRLSRDCRSFLQKCLTKNSGRRPTLEELQHHPWICENTGSVQ, from the coding sequence ATGGATCATTATTCTGCCCACAGTTCTGCACACGCTGCAGCTCTGGAAACAGATTCAGAGAAATATCTGGGCATGGCACCATGGACAGTGTCAAATTTGCTTAAATCAACCAAACGGAAAGCTGTTTCTGATTATGAAGTTCCCAGGAAAAGAATTAGGATTTCTGAAGAAGAGATCCATCTTAGCCACGATCAGAAAAAAAGACTGAACGCGTTAAAGAGGCGTCTACGTGACGGGTCTGAGAAAGCCTCGTCTCCAGAAATAGGGAACGTCTTTTCTGACAATAAACCTCCCAGGAAAAGAAGTAGGATTTCTGAAGAAGAGATCCATCTTAGGTACGATCAAATCAAAAGATCGAACGAGTTAAAAAGGCATCTACGTGATGAATCTGAGAAAGCCTTGTTTCCAGAAATAGGGAACATCTTTTCTGACGATAAACCTCCCAGGAAACGAACTAGGATTTCTGAAGAAGAGACTCTTCCTACAAAACACCAGATTCAGGTCAAATTAGACGGATTCCCTAAAAGAGAATCGAAAAGCCTTTTCTCTCCTCACTTTGCCTGGGCTTTAGCTAAAAGTCTATTTAAAACCAAATATAAACAGCAGGATCAGCTTGGTGAAGGAGGCTGTGGATCTGTGTACGCTGGATACCGGAGGTTTGACAAGTTACCAGTAGCAATCAAACACGTACCGAAGAAAAACGTTGTCTGGACAGACGCAGATGAGAATGGATGGCAGCTCTCCACAGAAGTCGCTGCTATGTTAAAACTGGAGACAGAAAGAGACCGTTCAATAGGAAGGTCAGCACCAATTTCCCTCCTGGACTGGTACAATCTGAAGAAGGAACTTATTCTGGTGTTGGAGAGGCCAGTGCCCGCAGTGGACCTCTTAAAATACATTGAAAAGAACAAAAAGCCTCTGGATGAAAATCAAGCTAAGATCATTATAAAACAGCTGGTTCATGCTGCTAAACATCTGGAGGACAACAAGATTTTCCACAGAGACATCAAACCAGAAAACATCCTGATTGAAACTGGATCAGAAATGCCACGACTTCGCCTTATTGACTTTGGGCTGAGTTGCTTTACCGACCAAACATCAGACGGCTGCTTCTACGGCACAGAGAGATTTGTTCCGGCTGAGTGGCTGTCCGAAGGCGTTTACGACGCCGGACCAGCAACCGTGTGGCAGGTTGGAGCGGTTCTGTACGAAACACTCCACAAGAAAGAGTTCAACTCTGTTAAGtttgtcaaaaacaaacaaacaattagcAAGAGGCTCTCCAGAGACTGTAGGAGTTTCCTACAGAAATGTCTGACAAAGAACTCGGGGCGTCGTCCCACCTTAGAGGAGCTCCAGCATCACCCTTGGATCTGTGAAAACACAGGAAGCGTCCAGTAG